In Apium graveolens cultivar Ventura chromosome 10, ASM990537v1, whole genome shotgun sequence, the following are encoded in one genomic region:
- the LOC141693231 gene encoding uncharacterized protein LOC141693231 isoform X2 has protein sequence MEGLSTICAGLGIIDEDDDGNRIGYTPGEYCLDNLKDLLRFLRRDDPQMREVFKQVCKWNIVAKDLIPIIEHCQNDRNLVLNSVKVLVFLTMPVEPGSNDIPQQIEYLWGLKTSITCSDTVAIIVSLLETPLENLESETFTEDDWKLVQLVLTLFRNLLAVQGVSIQQKLGGSTSQFLSVRDRFIELLFKENVTDLILALTQHVGGPSEYFRQDNLLLLETIHYLLMGQESELVAKANRKDSQEAGNAEATVSSLQSIMEEEEEKRRLIRLQNLGISSQFGGTFTRFTMDGSKTLFKGNPCSASHDALLKTHKNHKGPAKRMAWDHGRLPSTNETILQLLHEFINQLLSGGYNVLMQSVREDIEKEHHAIQNSDVVIFFKVAQFVTAFQYHKFLGSKPSNEDNASEASTNYSDSTLFQGSICGPIAETMNESMFLLVTVKWRYAFDALKETNEYNFLSAAGSLMRIMIRMLDMVLKQSEEGSMEPQTARILLYKLFYDQTDQGVTQFILNLIRSFDTHKQAKSDLADLVEIIHVIIRLMENLQARGTLRVSKKSRKRKAKKTFKDENENVNEIVGDHISTQDEIGTSVSAIPPRDSSNTKPTGEKGNVSEPLADKDIPDVEAANPGSNMQKNVSEPLQVDKEDTPDVQAENPGSNMQENVSETLQVDKEETPDVQAANPGSNMPENVSEPLQVDKEDTPDVEAANRGDNMPDMEGNNKIGIEDYGADDSSEGEQQIGQIDEVDFKISTLISALANTTIIQRVCWLLKFYKCNSSSTNHYIICILQRICDDLELSPMLYQLSLLATFHSILVEQKTTPCRGYKNIVDFLTSLVRRMLRKMKTNPLLFVEILFWKTRKECHYINCDFMLKDLTKMRKDYNKMGQNSINGVDASFEGKGWNRRSIADALGDDEADFMPFHGTDDQNAESPCTPEGNDFLKRSAGDMEEANGSIKSTSDEGINGKENLKDERFSVEHQPGRVHKRMKVLGVNDELDNKIKDLYEKYKGKENCIHLIAEELDLDGKVSNREVSKKLKQLGFKFPQKKRVLKNGASNQVREDAKASGSEVTHPDLHDLQENSSGRRVLHTRKRVSAFSEEQEGVVKGLYEQFKDHKRCSFMIANALDADGSFTAAQVSRKLKQLGLRVPQPKKLSSHLHLRDEEPDDMFDEGFGDADTLSSLRKRSRTKLNANNVAERPVQKIVEKVSLENSDDEPLSSFVGSKTKFNTNNGAEGPDQKVVKMVSLEDSDDEPLSSVVRKNTKQKTGKIAERPEQNITREVSQEDPDDELLSSIVGHKHEQQTETGGIANDISLHIDDDIENEVNYFSRKSTTDRDDQVHHQDLHDELGDQLADFKDDETPVAPEKHAGSRRKLRMVLDLDDD, from the exons TCCTGGCGAATACTGTTTAg ATAATTTGAAGGATTTGCTGAGGTTTCTACGTCGTGATGATCCACAAATGCGAGAAGTGTTTAAGCAAGTTTGCAAATGGAATATTGTAGCCAAAGATTTGATTCCGATTATCGAGCATTGTCAAAATGATCGTAATCTCGTTCTCAATTCAG TGAAAGTTTTAGTGTTTCTCACCATGCCTGTTGAGCCGGGATCCAATGATATACCACAACAAATAGAGTATTTATGGGGTTTGAAGACTTCAATTACTTGTAGTGATACTGTTGCGATCATAGTCTCACTTTTAGAGACCCCGCTCGAGAATTTAGAAAG TGAAACATTTACAGAGGACGATTGGAAATTGGTCCAGCTGGTGCTTACTTTATTTCGCAACTTACTAGCTGTTCAAGGCGTGTCAATTCAACAGAAACTTGGGGGATCAACCTCACAATTCTTGTCTGTGAGAGATAGGTTTATAGAATTGTTGTTCAAAGAAAATGTCACGGACTTGATTTTAGCACTAACACAACATGTTGGTGGTCCTTCTGAATATTTCCGCCAAGATAACTTGCTTTTATTGGAAACAATTCATTACTTACTAATGGGTCAAGAATCAGAGTTGGTTGCAAAAGCAAATAGGAAAGACTCACAG GAAGCTGGGAATGCTGAAGCTACTGTAAGTAGTCTTCAGTCTATTAtggaagaggaagaagaaaaaaGAAGGCTTATTAGACTGCAGAATCTGGGTATTTCTTCACAGTTTGGTGGTACTTTTACCCGCTTTACGATG GATGGCTCTAAAACATTGTTTAAAGGAAATCCATGTTCTGCTTCTCATGATGCGTTGCTTAAGACCCACAAGAATCACAAAGGTCCAGCAAAAAGAATGGCGTGGGATCATGGGAGATTACCATCAACAAATGAAACTATACTACAATTGCTCCATGAATTCATCAACCAGCTATTGTCAGGGGGTTACAACG TTTTGATGCAGTCTGTTCGAGAGGATATAGAAAAAGAGCACCATGCAATTCAGAATAGCGATGTTGTTATCTTCTTTAAGGTTGCCCAGTTTGTTACTGCATTTCAGTATCACAAGTTCTTGGGTTCAAAG CCCTCCAATGAAGACAATGCATCTGAAGCCTCTACAAATTATTCTGATAGCACTTTGTTTCAAGGCAGTATATGTGGGCCAATTGCTGAAACAATGAATGAATCAATGTTTCTTTTGGTCACTGTGAAGTGGCGTTATGCATTTGATGCGTTGAAGGAGACAAATGAATATAACTTTCTCTCTGCAGCAGGATCTCTAATGAGGATTATG ATTCGTATGCTAGATATGGTGCTTAAGCAGTCGGAGGAAGGCTCTATGGAGCCTCAAACAGCTCGGATTCTTCtttacaagttattttatgatcAAACTGATCAAGGGGTGACACAATTCATTTTAAACCTCATCAGATCATTTGATACACATAAACAAGCCAAAAG TGATCTTGCTGATTTGGTAGAGATTATACATGTGATTATACGGCTCATGGAGAATCTTCAAGCTCGTGGCACATTAAGG GTTTCTAAGAAGTCTAGGAAGAGAAAAGCAAAGAAAACATTTAAAGATGAGAATGAGAATGTTAATGAAATAGTTGGAGATCATATTAGCACTCAAGATGAAATTGGTACCTCTGTTTCTGCAATACCACCTAGAGATTCAAGCAATACAAAACCTACTGGTGAGAAGGGAAATGTTTCTGAACCTCTGGCCGATAAAGATATACCTGATGTAGAAGCAGCAAATCCTGGAAGTAATATGCAGAAAAATGTTAGTGAACCTCTTCAGGTCGATAAAGAAGATACACCAGATGTACAAGCAGAAAATCCTGGAAGTAATATGCAAGAAAATGTCAGTGAAACTCTTCAAGTTGATAAAGAAGAGACACCTGATGTACAAGCAGCAAATCCTGGAAGTAATATGCCAGAAAATGTCAGTGAACCTCTTCAAGTTGATAAAGAAGATACACCTGATGTAGAAGCAGCAAATCGTGGAGATAATATGCCGGATATGGAAGGCAATAACAAAATTGGTATTGAAGATTATGGAGCAGATGATTCTTCTGAAGGGGAACAGCAGATAGGGCAGATAGATGAAGTTGATTTCAAGATATCTACTTTGATCTCTGCCCTTGCAAACACCACAATCATCCAAAGAGTGTGCTGGTTACTGAAATTCTATAAATGCAATTCTAGCAGTACAAATCATTACATTATATGCATCCTTCAGAGGATATGTGATGATTTAGAACTTTCTCCCATGTTATACCAG CTGTCACTCCTTGCTACATTTCATAGTATTCTGGTGGAGCAAAAAACAACTCCATGCAGAGGATACAAGAACATTGTTGACTTCCTGACAAGTTTGGTAAGAagaatgctgaggaaaatgaagacTAATCCCCTTCTCTTTGTTGAAATTCTTTTCTGGAAAACGCGTAAAGAATGTCATTATATAAATTGCGACTTTATGTTAAAAGATCTTACTAAAATGAGGAAAGACTACAACAAAATGGGTCAAAATTCCATCAACGGAGTAGATGCTTCATTTGAAGGGAAAGGATGGAATCGAAGAAGCATAGCTGATGCACTTGGGGATGATGAAGCTGATTTCATGCCTTTTCATGGGACAGATGACCAAAA TGCGGAGAGTCCTTGCACTCCAGAAGGTAATGATTTCTTGAAAAGGAGTGCTGGTGATATGGAAGAAGCAaatggaagcatcaaatcaaCTTCTGATGAAGGAATCAACGGGAAGGAAAATTTGAAAGA TGAAAGGTTTTCTGTTGAGCACCAGCCTGGAAGGGTACATAAAAGAATGAAAGTGCTAGGTGTTAATGACGAGCTGGACAATAAAATAAAGGACCTTTACGAAAA ATATAAGGGCAAGGAAAACTGTATTCATCTTATTGCGGAAGAGCTTGATTTGGATGGGAAAGTTTCAAATCGTGAAGTTTCTAAAAAGCTTAAACAGTTGGGATTCAAGTTTCCACAAAAGAAAAGAGTTCTTAAGAATGGCGCCTCTAATCAAGTTAGGGAAGATGCCAAGGCATCAGGAAGTGAAGTTACTCATCCTGACTTGCATGATTTGCAAGAAAATTCTTCAGGGCGGCGGGTTTT GCACACTAGAAAAAGAGTGAGTGCATTCAGTGAAGAGCAGGAAGGGGTGGTTAAAGGTCTATATGAGCA GTTTAAAGATCATAAGCGATGCAGTTTCATGATTGCAAACGCACTGGATGCTGATGGTTCATTCACGGCTGCCCAAGTTTCCAGGAAACTGAAGCAGCTCGGCTTACGTGTTCCTCAACCAAAGAAGTTGAGTTCCCACTTGCATTTGAGGGATGAGGAGCCTGATGACATGTTTGATGAAGGCTTTGGTGATGCCGACACGTTATCATCACTAAGGAAAAG GAGTAGGACTAAGCTCAATGCAAATAATGTGGCAGAAAGGCCAGTCCAGAAAATAGTAGAAAAGGTTTCACTGGAGAATTCTGACGACGAACCATTAAGCTCTTTTGTGGG AAGCAAGACCAAGTTTAACACAAATAATGGGGCAGAAGGGCCAGACCAGAAGGTAGTTaaaatggtttcactagaggatTCAGATGATGAACCATTAAGCTCCGTCGTAAG GAAAAATACCAAGCAGAAGACAGGCAAAATTGCAGAAAGGCCAGAGCAGAATATAACCAGAGAAGTTTCGCAAGAGGATCCTGATGATGAACTTTTAAGCTCTATTGTGGG GCATAAACATGAGCAACAAACTGAGACGGGAGGTATTGCAAATGACATTTCTTTGCACATTGATGATGATATAGAGAATGAAGTAAATTATTTCAGCAGAAAATCTACAACAGATAGGGATGATCAAGTGCATCATCAGGATTTGCACGATGAGTTGGGCGATCAGTTGGCTGATTTTAAGGATGATGAAACTCCCGTTGCTCCTGAGAAACATGCTGGATCAAGAAGGAAACTCAGAATGGTCTTGGACCTTGATGACGATTAA
- the LOC141693231 gene encoding uncharacterized protein LOC141693231 isoform X1: protein MEGLSTICAGLGIIDEDDDGNRIGYTPGEYCLDNLKDLLRFLRRDDPQMREVFKQVCKWNIVAKDLIPIIEHCQNDRNLVLNSVKVLVFLTMPVEPGSNDIPQQIEYLWGLKTSITCSDTVAIIVSLLETPLENLESETFTEDDWKLVQLVLTLFRNLLAVQGVSIQQKLGGSTSQFLSVRDRFIELLFKENVTDLILALTQHVGGPSEYFRQDNLLLLETIHYLLMGQESELVAKANRKDSQEAGNAEATVSSLQSIMEEEEEKRRLIRLQNLGISSQFGGTFTRFTMDGSKTLFKGNPCSASHDALLKTHKNHKGPAKRMAWDHGRLPSTNETILQLLHEFINQLLSGGYNVLMQSVREDIEKEHHAIQNSDVVIFFKVAQFVTAFQYHKFLGSKQPSNEDNASEASTNYSDSTLFQGSICGPIAETMNESMFLLVTVKWRYAFDALKETNEYNFLSAAGSLMRIMIRMLDMVLKQSEEGSMEPQTARILLYKLFYDQTDQGVTQFILNLIRSFDTHKQAKSDLADLVEIIHVIIRLMENLQARGTLRVSKKSRKRKAKKTFKDENENVNEIVGDHISTQDEIGTSVSAIPPRDSSNTKPTGEKGNVSEPLADKDIPDVEAANPGSNMQKNVSEPLQVDKEDTPDVQAENPGSNMQENVSETLQVDKEETPDVQAANPGSNMPENVSEPLQVDKEDTPDVEAANRGDNMPDMEGNNKIGIEDYGADDSSEGEQQIGQIDEVDFKISTLISALANTTIIQRVCWLLKFYKCNSSSTNHYIICILQRICDDLELSPMLYQLSLLATFHSILVEQKTTPCRGYKNIVDFLTSLVRRMLRKMKTNPLLFVEILFWKTRKECHYINCDFMLKDLTKMRKDYNKMGQNSINGVDASFEGKGWNRRSIADALGDDEADFMPFHGTDDQNAESPCTPEGNDFLKRSAGDMEEANGSIKSTSDEGINGKENLKDERFSVEHQPGRVHKRMKVLGVNDELDNKIKDLYEKYKGKENCIHLIAEELDLDGKVSNREVSKKLKQLGFKFPQKKRVLKNGASNQVREDAKASGSEVTHPDLHDLQENSSGRRVLHTRKRVSAFSEEQEGVVKGLYEQFKDHKRCSFMIANALDADGSFTAAQVSRKLKQLGLRVPQPKKLSSHLHLRDEEPDDMFDEGFGDADTLSSLRKRSRTKLNANNVAERPVQKIVEKVSLENSDDEPLSSFVGSKTKFNTNNGAEGPDQKVVKMVSLEDSDDEPLSSVVRKNTKQKTGKIAERPEQNITREVSQEDPDDELLSSIVGHKHEQQTETGGIANDISLHIDDDIENEVNYFSRKSTTDRDDQVHHQDLHDELGDQLADFKDDETPVAPEKHAGSRRKLRMVLDLDDD, encoded by the exons TCCTGGCGAATACTGTTTAg ATAATTTGAAGGATTTGCTGAGGTTTCTACGTCGTGATGATCCACAAATGCGAGAAGTGTTTAAGCAAGTTTGCAAATGGAATATTGTAGCCAAAGATTTGATTCCGATTATCGAGCATTGTCAAAATGATCGTAATCTCGTTCTCAATTCAG TGAAAGTTTTAGTGTTTCTCACCATGCCTGTTGAGCCGGGATCCAATGATATACCACAACAAATAGAGTATTTATGGGGTTTGAAGACTTCAATTACTTGTAGTGATACTGTTGCGATCATAGTCTCACTTTTAGAGACCCCGCTCGAGAATTTAGAAAG TGAAACATTTACAGAGGACGATTGGAAATTGGTCCAGCTGGTGCTTACTTTATTTCGCAACTTACTAGCTGTTCAAGGCGTGTCAATTCAACAGAAACTTGGGGGATCAACCTCACAATTCTTGTCTGTGAGAGATAGGTTTATAGAATTGTTGTTCAAAGAAAATGTCACGGACTTGATTTTAGCACTAACACAACATGTTGGTGGTCCTTCTGAATATTTCCGCCAAGATAACTTGCTTTTATTGGAAACAATTCATTACTTACTAATGGGTCAAGAATCAGAGTTGGTTGCAAAAGCAAATAGGAAAGACTCACAG GAAGCTGGGAATGCTGAAGCTACTGTAAGTAGTCTTCAGTCTATTAtggaagaggaagaagaaaaaaGAAGGCTTATTAGACTGCAGAATCTGGGTATTTCTTCACAGTTTGGTGGTACTTTTACCCGCTTTACGATG GATGGCTCTAAAACATTGTTTAAAGGAAATCCATGTTCTGCTTCTCATGATGCGTTGCTTAAGACCCACAAGAATCACAAAGGTCCAGCAAAAAGAATGGCGTGGGATCATGGGAGATTACCATCAACAAATGAAACTATACTACAATTGCTCCATGAATTCATCAACCAGCTATTGTCAGGGGGTTACAACG TTTTGATGCAGTCTGTTCGAGAGGATATAGAAAAAGAGCACCATGCAATTCAGAATAGCGATGTTGTTATCTTCTTTAAGGTTGCCCAGTTTGTTACTGCATTTCAGTATCACAAGTTCTTGGGTTCAAAG CAGCCCTCCAATGAAGACAATGCATCTGAAGCCTCTACAAATTATTCTGATAGCACTTTGTTTCAAGGCAGTATATGTGGGCCAATTGCTGAAACAATGAATGAATCAATGTTTCTTTTGGTCACTGTGAAGTGGCGTTATGCATTTGATGCGTTGAAGGAGACAAATGAATATAACTTTCTCTCTGCAGCAGGATCTCTAATGAGGATTATG ATTCGTATGCTAGATATGGTGCTTAAGCAGTCGGAGGAAGGCTCTATGGAGCCTCAAACAGCTCGGATTCTTCtttacaagttattttatgatcAAACTGATCAAGGGGTGACACAATTCATTTTAAACCTCATCAGATCATTTGATACACATAAACAAGCCAAAAG TGATCTTGCTGATTTGGTAGAGATTATACATGTGATTATACGGCTCATGGAGAATCTTCAAGCTCGTGGCACATTAAGG GTTTCTAAGAAGTCTAGGAAGAGAAAAGCAAAGAAAACATTTAAAGATGAGAATGAGAATGTTAATGAAATAGTTGGAGATCATATTAGCACTCAAGATGAAATTGGTACCTCTGTTTCTGCAATACCACCTAGAGATTCAAGCAATACAAAACCTACTGGTGAGAAGGGAAATGTTTCTGAACCTCTGGCCGATAAAGATATACCTGATGTAGAAGCAGCAAATCCTGGAAGTAATATGCAGAAAAATGTTAGTGAACCTCTTCAGGTCGATAAAGAAGATACACCAGATGTACAAGCAGAAAATCCTGGAAGTAATATGCAAGAAAATGTCAGTGAAACTCTTCAAGTTGATAAAGAAGAGACACCTGATGTACAAGCAGCAAATCCTGGAAGTAATATGCCAGAAAATGTCAGTGAACCTCTTCAAGTTGATAAAGAAGATACACCTGATGTAGAAGCAGCAAATCGTGGAGATAATATGCCGGATATGGAAGGCAATAACAAAATTGGTATTGAAGATTATGGAGCAGATGATTCTTCTGAAGGGGAACAGCAGATAGGGCAGATAGATGAAGTTGATTTCAAGATATCTACTTTGATCTCTGCCCTTGCAAACACCACAATCATCCAAAGAGTGTGCTGGTTACTGAAATTCTATAAATGCAATTCTAGCAGTACAAATCATTACATTATATGCATCCTTCAGAGGATATGTGATGATTTAGAACTTTCTCCCATGTTATACCAG CTGTCACTCCTTGCTACATTTCATAGTATTCTGGTGGAGCAAAAAACAACTCCATGCAGAGGATACAAGAACATTGTTGACTTCCTGACAAGTTTGGTAAGAagaatgctgaggaaaatgaagacTAATCCCCTTCTCTTTGTTGAAATTCTTTTCTGGAAAACGCGTAAAGAATGTCATTATATAAATTGCGACTTTATGTTAAAAGATCTTACTAAAATGAGGAAAGACTACAACAAAATGGGTCAAAATTCCATCAACGGAGTAGATGCTTCATTTGAAGGGAAAGGATGGAATCGAAGAAGCATAGCTGATGCACTTGGGGATGATGAAGCTGATTTCATGCCTTTTCATGGGACAGATGACCAAAA TGCGGAGAGTCCTTGCACTCCAGAAGGTAATGATTTCTTGAAAAGGAGTGCTGGTGATATGGAAGAAGCAaatggaagcatcaaatcaaCTTCTGATGAAGGAATCAACGGGAAGGAAAATTTGAAAGA TGAAAGGTTTTCTGTTGAGCACCAGCCTGGAAGGGTACATAAAAGAATGAAAGTGCTAGGTGTTAATGACGAGCTGGACAATAAAATAAAGGACCTTTACGAAAA ATATAAGGGCAAGGAAAACTGTATTCATCTTATTGCGGAAGAGCTTGATTTGGATGGGAAAGTTTCAAATCGTGAAGTTTCTAAAAAGCTTAAACAGTTGGGATTCAAGTTTCCACAAAAGAAAAGAGTTCTTAAGAATGGCGCCTCTAATCAAGTTAGGGAAGATGCCAAGGCATCAGGAAGTGAAGTTACTCATCCTGACTTGCATGATTTGCAAGAAAATTCTTCAGGGCGGCGGGTTTT GCACACTAGAAAAAGAGTGAGTGCATTCAGTGAAGAGCAGGAAGGGGTGGTTAAAGGTCTATATGAGCA GTTTAAAGATCATAAGCGATGCAGTTTCATGATTGCAAACGCACTGGATGCTGATGGTTCATTCACGGCTGCCCAAGTTTCCAGGAAACTGAAGCAGCTCGGCTTACGTGTTCCTCAACCAAAGAAGTTGAGTTCCCACTTGCATTTGAGGGATGAGGAGCCTGATGACATGTTTGATGAAGGCTTTGGTGATGCCGACACGTTATCATCACTAAGGAAAAG GAGTAGGACTAAGCTCAATGCAAATAATGTGGCAGAAAGGCCAGTCCAGAAAATAGTAGAAAAGGTTTCACTGGAGAATTCTGACGACGAACCATTAAGCTCTTTTGTGGG AAGCAAGACCAAGTTTAACACAAATAATGGGGCAGAAGGGCCAGACCAGAAGGTAGTTaaaatggtttcactagaggatTCAGATGATGAACCATTAAGCTCCGTCGTAAG GAAAAATACCAAGCAGAAGACAGGCAAAATTGCAGAAAGGCCAGAGCAGAATATAACCAGAGAAGTTTCGCAAGAGGATCCTGATGATGAACTTTTAAGCTCTATTGTGGG GCATAAACATGAGCAACAAACTGAGACGGGAGGTATTGCAAATGACATTTCTTTGCACATTGATGATGATATAGAGAATGAAGTAAATTATTTCAGCAGAAAATCTACAACAGATAGGGATGATCAAGTGCATCATCAGGATTTGCACGATGAGTTGGGCGATCAGTTGGCTGATTTTAAGGATGATGAAACTCCCGTTGCTCCTGAGAAACATGCTGGATCAAGAAGGAAACTCAGAATGGTCTTGGACCTTGATGACGATTAA